One Cellulomonas sp. Y8 DNA segment encodes these proteins:
- a CDS encoding YbjN domain-containing protein, with product MGFFTKPDAAASVPGPQPLSHQRVIDVLDAREMNYGVDDDGDIGGYWDGHLFYFFRLGGQQEYLQTRGRWNRKVGIDQYARVVDLVNTWNSEKLWPKGYVRAEDDVVGVYAEHTVDYEHGATDEQIDLHLACGITTALSLFEHLDEQFPAEAAAAKAAEAAASGE from the coding sequence ATGGGTTTCTTCACCAAGCCGGACGCCGCGGCGTCCGTCCCCGGACCGCAGCCCCTGTCGCACCAGCGCGTCATCGACGTGCTGGACGCGCGCGAGATGAACTACGGCGTCGACGACGACGGCGACATCGGCGGCTACTGGGACGGGCACCTGTTCTACTTCTTCCGGCTCGGCGGGCAGCAGGAGTACCTGCAGACCCGCGGCCGGTGGAACCGCAAGGTCGGGATCGACCAGTACGCGCGGGTGGTCGACCTGGTGAACACCTGGAACTCCGAGAAGCTGTGGCCGAAGGGCTACGTGCGGGCCGAGGACGACGTCGTCGGCGTGTACGCCGAGCACACGGTCGACTACGAGCACGGCGCGACCGACGAGCAGATCGACCTGCACCTCGCGTGCGGCATCACCACCGCGCTGAGCCTGTTCGAGCACCTCGACGAGCAGTTCCCGGCCGAGGCCGCCGCGGCGAAGGCCGCCGAGGCCGCGGCCTCCGGGGAGTGA
- a CDS encoding HSP90 family protein, producing MTDPAARAFQVDLHGVVDLLARHLYSGPRVYLRELLQNGVDAITARRAEDPGCPATVRLRPLPDGSLLVTDSGVGLTRAEAEELLATVGRSSKRDLDLGVGREEFLGQFGIGLLSAFMVADRIELVSRSARDPLAPAVRWRGHADGSYDLVELPDADLPAGSTVRLRPRRDLEHWLAGETVAALAAEFGSLLPVDVAVEVPLGTAPAAAAPGAGDPADDLPGDGAPRPGHVWRRISAPETPWAREHPDEAARAQALARYCEQALGFTPLASIDLSVPLAGVTGVAFVLPAAVPPGGGGSHRVYLKRMLLGTRVDGLLPEWAFFVRCVIDASGLRPTASREALYTDEVLLATQEALADAVRSWTLRTLESSTALARQFVSTHHLAVRSLALTDDTMLDLAARILPYETTDGTLTLAEVAQEHGQVVFAPTLEEYRRIAPVARAQGLAVVNAGYVYDADLLARLAARGPGRGLGEVRPLGAGDIAQVLAPVAPERELATLDAVRAGGEVLRPLDTELVLRTFEPAELPAVLLHDRDGDHQRDLQAAMAEADDVWSDVLAGFAAPAAARRLVLNDASPLVRDLLDAPPGEVVAAGLRSLYVSALLLSGEPLRARDSELMTGSMSVLLRAGLAGSGAGPRGGAGEGVPGALPGADDEAAGGPAGEERA from the coding sequence ATGACGGACCCCGCCGCGCGGGCGTTCCAGGTCGACCTGCACGGCGTGGTCGACCTGCTCGCCCGGCACCTGTACTCCGGACCCCGGGTCTACCTGCGCGAGCTGCTGCAGAACGGCGTCGACGCGATCACCGCGCGCCGCGCCGAGGACCCGGGGTGCCCGGCGACCGTCCGGCTGCGGCCGCTGCCGGACGGCTCGCTGCTCGTCACCGACTCCGGCGTGGGCCTGACCCGCGCCGAGGCGGAGGAGCTGCTCGCGACCGTCGGACGGTCGTCCAAGCGCGACCTCGACCTCGGCGTCGGTCGCGAGGAGTTCCTCGGGCAGTTCGGCATCGGCCTGCTGTCGGCGTTCATGGTGGCCGACCGGATCGAGCTGGTGTCCCGGTCCGCCCGGGACCCGCTGGCCCCGGCCGTGCGCTGGCGCGGGCACGCGGACGGGTCGTACGACCTCGTCGAGCTGCCGGACGCCGACCTGCCGGCGGGCAGCACCGTGCGGCTCCGGCCGCGGCGGGACCTCGAGCACTGGCTGGCGGGGGAGACGGTCGCGGCGCTCGCCGCGGAGTTCGGCTCGCTGCTGCCGGTCGACGTGGCGGTGGAGGTGCCGCTGGGGACCGCCCCCGCGGCCGCGGCACCGGGAGCCGGTGACCCCGCCGACGACCTGCCCGGCGACGGCGCCCCGCGCCCCGGGCACGTGTGGCGCCGCATCTCGGCGCCCGAGACGCCCTGGGCGCGCGAGCACCCGGACGAGGCCGCCCGCGCGCAGGCGCTGGCCCGGTACTGCGAGCAGGCCCTCGGCTTCACGCCGCTCGCCAGCATCGACCTGTCGGTCCCGCTGGCCGGGGTCACCGGGGTGGCGTTCGTGCTGCCCGCGGCGGTCCCGCCGGGCGGCGGCGGCTCGCACCGGGTCTACCTCAAGCGGATGCTGCTCGGGACGCGCGTCGACGGGCTGCTCCCCGAGTGGGCGTTCTTCGTCCGGTGCGTCATCGACGCCTCGGGCCTGCGCCCGACCGCGTCCCGCGAGGCGCTGTACACGGACGAGGTGCTGCTGGCGACACAGGAGGCGCTCGCGGACGCGGTCCGGTCCTGGACGCTGCGCACCCTGGAGTCGTCGACCGCTCTCGCGCGGCAGTTCGTGAGCACGCACCACCTGGCGGTGCGCTCGCTCGCCCTGACCGACGACACGATGCTCGACCTCGCGGCGCGGATCCTGCCCTACGAGACGACCGACGGGACGCTCACGCTCGCCGAGGTCGCGCAGGAGCACGGGCAGGTGGTGTTCGCGCCGACGCTCGAGGAGTACCGGCGGATCGCCCCGGTCGCCCGCGCGCAGGGCCTGGCCGTGGTGAACGCGGGGTACGTCTACGACGCGGACCTGCTGGCTCGGCTCGCCGCGCGCGGGCCGGGGCGCGGACTCGGCGAGGTGCGGCCGCTCGGCGCCGGCGACATCGCGCAGGTGCTGGCCCCGGTGGCGCCGGAGCGCGAGCTCGCGACCCTCGACGCGGTGCGGGCGGGCGGCGAGGTGCTGCGGCCCCTCGACACCGAGCTCGTGCTGCGGACGTTCGAGCCCGCCGAGCTGCCCGCGGTCCTGCTGCACGACCGGGACGGCGACCACCAGCGCGACCTGCAGGCGGCGATGGCCGAGGCCGACGACGTGTGGAGCGACGTGCTCGCGGGGTTCGCCGCGCCCGCCGCCGCGCGCCGGCTCGTGCTCAACGACGCCAGCCCGCTGGTGCGCGACCTGCTCGACGCGCCACCGGGCGAGGTGGTCGCCGCGGGGCTGCGGTCCCTGTACGTGTCCGCCCTGCTGCTGTCCGGCGAGCCGCTGCGCGCGCGGGACTCGGAGCTGATGACCGGCTCGATGTCGGTGCTGCTGCGGGCCGGGCTGGCCGGGTCCGGTGCGGGCCCGCGGGGCGGCGCGGGCGAGGGGGTGCCGGGCGCGCTGCCCGGCGCCGACGACGAGGCGGCCGGGGGACCGGCCGGGGAGGAGCGCGCGTGA
- a CDS encoding class I SAM-dependent methyltransferase, with translation MTGTEHYFTAEPASPDERRARTVHLAGRDVEVETAGGVFSPDHLDGGTEVLLQHVPDPPRDGDLLDLGCGWGPVALSLGLLAPHARVWAVDVNERALDLTRRNAARLGVDGLTAVRPEDVPDDVRFAAIWSNPPIRVGKETLHAMLRQWLRRLLPGGEAYLVVAKNLGSDSLLRWLATELDGAAAVDRVATARGFRVLRVVAAG, from the coding sequence GTGACCGGCACCGAGCACTACTTCACCGCCGAGCCCGCCTCCCCCGACGAGCGCCGGGCCCGCACCGTGCACCTCGCGGGCCGGGACGTCGAGGTCGAGACCGCCGGCGGCGTGTTCTCCCCCGACCACCTGGACGGCGGGACCGAGGTGCTGCTGCAGCACGTGCCCGACCCGCCCCGCGACGGCGACCTGCTCGACCTCGGCTGCGGCTGGGGGCCGGTCGCGCTCAGCCTCGGCCTGCTCGCCCCGCACGCGCGGGTGTGGGCCGTCGACGTGAACGAGCGGGCGCTCGACCTGACCCGGCGCAACGCGGCGCGGCTCGGGGTCGACGGGCTGACGGCGGTGCGTCCCGAGGACGTGCCCGACGACGTGCGGTTCGCCGCCATCTGGTCGAACCCGCCGATCCGGGTCGGCAAGGAGACGCTGCACGCGATGCTGCGGCAGTGGCTCCGGCGGCTGCTCCCGGGCGGCGAGGCGTACCTCGTGGTGGCGAAGAACCTCGGGTCGGACTCGCTGCTGCGCTGGCTGGCGACGGAGCTCGACGGGGCCGCGGCGGTGGACCGGGTCGCGACCGCGCGGGGGTTCCGGGTGCTGCGGGTGGTCGCGGCTGGCTGA
- a CDS encoding PLP-dependent aminotransferase family protein yields MRATWAIGGLDLFLDLRAARPRRGLEDALRAAVTEGRLAPGTRLPATRSVAADLGVARNTVAQVYEQLAAEGWLTSRVGAGTWVAEPAASPAPAEGRPTGQPAAGSPGPPAGADLRAGIPDAAAFPRREWAAAVRRAVLDSPAGSLGYPDPRGVPAAREALAGYLARTRGVRATSGRVLLARGFGGLLAAACRALAAAGATRVAVEEYGHARHRDAIVAAGLAVVPLPVDRDGADVAQLAELGVDAVLLTPAHQFPTGVALAPDRRTAVVRWAAATGALVLEDDYDGEFRYDRRAVGALQALAPEHVLYAGTASKSVGPGLGLAWAVAPERLVAPLARQTELLGGGPPAVDQLALAGFVEAHDLDRSVRRLRQHYRARRARVEAVVAERLPACAVAGLPAGLHCLVELPAGTSETAVVAAAARRGVRLEGLSAFAAPGTGRGRGPAVVVGYGAPGAHAFDAVLAAAAEAIADVLD; encoded by the coding sequence GTGCGCGCGACGTGGGCCATCGGCGGGTTGGACCTGTTCCTCGACCTGCGCGCCGCGCGTCCGCGCCGGGGCCTGGAGGACGCGCTCCGGGCGGCCGTGACCGAGGGCCGGCTCGCCCCCGGCACGCGGCTCCCGGCGACGCGCTCCGTCGCCGCCGACCTGGGCGTCGCGCGCAACACCGTCGCGCAGGTCTACGAGCAGCTCGCCGCCGAGGGCTGGTTGACCAGCCGTGTCGGGGCGGGGACCTGGGTCGCCGAGCCCGCCGCGAGCCCGGCTCCGGCGGAGGGGCGACCGACCGGACAGCCCGCGGCCGGCTCGCCCGGCCCACCCGCGGGAGCCGACCTGCGCGCGGGCATCCCCGACGCCGCGGCCTTCCCGCGCCGCGAGTGGGCCGCGGCGGTGCGGCGCGCCGTCCTCGACTCCCCGGCCGGTTCGCTCGGGTACCCGGACCCGCGCGGCGTCCCGGCGGCCCGTGAGGCGCTGGCGGGCTACCTGGCCCGGACCCGCGGCGTGCGCGCGACGTCCGGGCGCGTCCTGCTGGCGCGCGGGTTCGGCGGCCTGCTGGCCGCGGCCTGCCGGGCGCTGGCCGCCGCGGGCGCGACCCGGGTCGCCGTCGAGGAGTACGGCCACGCACGGCACCGGGACGCGATCGTCGCGGCGGGCCTCGCGGTCGTGCCGCTGCCCGTCGACCGGGACGGGGCGGACGTCGCGCAGCTCGCGGAGCTCGGGGTCGACGCCGTGCTGCTCACCCCGGCGCACCAGTTCCCCACCGGCGTCGCGCTGGCCCCGGACCGCCGGACCGCGGTGGTGCGCTGGGCCGCCGCCACCGGCGCGCTCGTGCTCGAGGACGACTACGACGGCGAGTTCCGGTACGACCGCCGGGCGGTCGGGGCGCTGCAGGCGCTCGCGCCGGAGCACGTGCTGTACGCCGGCACCGCGAGCAAGTCGGTCGGGCCGGGGCTCGGGCTCGCGTGGGCGGTCGCGCCGGAGCGGCTGGTGGCACCGCTCGCCCGGCAGACCGAGCTGCTCGGGGGCGGGCCGCCGGCCGTCGACCAGCTGGCGCTCGCCGGGTTCGTCGAGGCGCACGACCTGGACCGCTCGGTGCGCCGACTGCGGCAGCACTACCGGGCGCGCCGCGCGCGGGTCGAGGCCGTGGTCGCCGAGCGCCTGCCGGCCTGCGCGGTCGCCGGGCTGCCCGCGGGCCTGCACTGCCTGGTCGAGCTGCCCGCCGGGACGTCCGAGACCGCGGTCGTGGCCGCAGCGGCGCGCCGTGGGGTGCGGCTGGAGGGGCTCTCGGCGTTCGCGGCCCCCGGTACGGGGCGGGGCCGGGGGCCGGCCGTGGTCGTCGGCTACGGGGCCCCGGGGGCGCACGCGTTCGACGCCGTGCTCGCCGCCGCGGCGGAGGCGATCGCCGACGTGCTGGACTGA
- a CDS encoding thioredoxin family protein: MTDTSTAAALTAEDLRRPLGRDATFLQLSSGFCAPCRATRRVLERVVATQDGVAHVEVDVADRADLAERFGVTETPTVVVLDADGAPVVRVAGVPSLAQARAVVAALR, from the coding sequence GTGACCGACACGTCGACCGCCGCCGCCCTGACGGCCGAGGACCTGCGCCGCCCCCTGGGGCGCGACGCGACGTTCCTCCAGCTGTCGTCGGGATTCTGCGCGCCGTGCCGGGCCACCCGCCGGGTGCTGGAGCGGGTCGTGGCGACCCAGGACGGCGTCGCGCACGTCGAGGTCGACGTGGCCGACCGCGCGGACCTGGCGGAGCGGTTCGGGGTGACCGAGACGCCGACGGTGGTCGTGCTCGACGCCGACGGCGCGCCCGTCGTCCGGGTCGCGGGCGTGCCGAGCCTCGCCCAGGCGCGCGCCGTGGTGGCCGCGCTGCGCTGA
- a CDS encoding carboxymuconolactone decarboxylase family protein, with amino-acid sequence MTTQTTAPAPDHAQHTDGSDGPDRPVRVPRRLDVDGLAPTFSAALADLDAAATAELDRAGVEPALREIVRLRASQLNGCAYCVDTHARDARAAGLRTQQVDAVAVWRESSFFTARQRAALELAESVTLAPQTRVPGEVVAAATAASGEQATAALLALVVAINAWNLVGVTARCWSAPVVAD; translated from the coding sequence ATGACCACGCAGACCACCGCCCCGGCACCCGACCACGCGCAGCATACCGACGGCTCCGACGGCCCCGACCGCCCGGTGCGCGTCCCGCGCCGCCTCGACGTCGACGGCCTCGCCCCCACGTTCTCCGCCGCGCTCGCCGACCTGGACGCCGCCGCCACCGCCGAGCTCGACCGCGCCGGGGTCGAGCCCGCGCTGCGCGAGATCGTCCGGCTCCGCGCCTCGCAGCTGAACGGCTGCGCCTACTGCGTCGACACCCACGCCCGGGACGCCCGTGCCGCGGGCCTGCGGACCCAGCAGGTGGACGCGGTCGCCGTGTGGCGGGAGTCGTCGTTCTTCACCGCGCGGCAGCGTGCCGCGCTCGAGCTGGCCGAGTCCGTGACGCTCGCTCCGCAGACCCGGGTGCCGGGCGAGGTGGTCGCGGCGGCGACCGCCGCGTCCGGCGAGCAGGCCACCGCGGCGCTGCTGGCGCTGGTCGTGGCGATCAACGCCTGGAACCTGGTCGGCGTCACGGCCCGCTGCTGGTCCGCGCCGGTCGTCGCGGACTGA
- a CDS encoding YbjN domain-containing protein has protein sequence MSVDDGRPTPLSTDRIVRWFERNDFHYFTDDDGDLGGLWRGRLFYFFLFGEHQEIVQVRGQWNREIAIERLEEVLDACTEWNAERIWPKAYVRVRDNGMVHVVAEVSTDLEHGATDEQLSQILFCGLSTSSTFFDAIDELYPDPAAVAP, from the coding sequence GTGTCCGTGGACGACGGCCGGCCCACCCCGCTGAGCACCGACCGGATCGTGCGCTGGTTCGAGCGCAACGACTTCCACTACTTCACCGACGACGACGGCGACCTCGGCGGGCTGTGGCGGGGCCGGCTGTTCTACTTCTTCCTGTTCGGCGAGCACCAGGAGATCGTCCAGGTGCGCGGGCAGTGGAACCGCGAGATCGCGATCGAGCGGCTCGAGGAGGTGCTCGACGCCTGCACCGAGTGGAACGCCGAGCGCATCTGGCCGAAGGCGTACGTGCGGGTCCGCGACAACGGCATGGTGCACGTCGTCGCCGAGGTCTCCACCGACCTGGAGCACGGCGCGACCGACGAGCAGCTGAGCCAGATCCTGTTCTGCGGCCTGTCCACGTCGAGCACGTTCTTCGACGCGATCGACGAGCTCTACCCCGACCCCGCGGCGGTGGCCCCGTGA
- the dapF gene encoding diaminopimelate epimerase: MTAPAASPAARALPDTVAALRVTKGHGTQNDFVLLDGRTGIALDADLVRALADRRAGIGGDGVIRLVASAELPEGAAVLAEDPAATWFMDYRNADGSIAEMCGNGVRVVAEYARALGLWDPATGELVLGTRAGVRRVREAAGPAGETWYAVDMGEWRLPGGPEAAAAGADAQVDVPGLPVPRPALSVDLGNPHTVLALADDAELAAADLTRAPAVDPVPPHGTNVELVVPLGEQRLADGTVVGRVRMRVHERGVGETRSCGTGACAAALAVRAWAGPQAPDVWLVDVPGGTVRVAALPDGHVELAGPAVLVADLDVDPAALSR; the protein is encoded by the coding sequence ATGACCGCCCCCGCCGCGTCCCCGGCCGCCCGCGCCCTGCCCGACACGGTCGCGGCGCTGCGCGTGACCAAGGGCCACGGCACGCAGAACGACTTCGTGCTGCTCGACGGCCGGACCGGGATCGCGCTCGACGCCGACCTGGTCCGCGCGCTCGCCGACCGCCGCGCGGGGATCGGCGGCGACGGGGTCATCCGGCTGGTCGCCAGCGCCGAGCTGCCCGAGGGCGCCGCGGTGCTCGCGGAGGACCCGGCCGCCACGTGGTTCATGGACTACCGCAACGCCGACGGGTCGATCGCGGAGATGTGCGGCAACGGCGTGCGGGTCGTCGCGGAGTACGCCCGCGCGCTCGGCCTGTGGGACCCCGCGACGGGCGAGCTCGTGCTCGGCACCCGCGCCGGCGTCCGGCGCGTCCGGGAGGCCGCCGGCCCCGCGGGCGAGACCTGGTACGCCGTCGACATGGGGGAGTGGCGGCTGCCGGGCGGGCCCGAGGCGGCCGCCGCGGGCGCGGACGCCCAGGTGGACGTCCCGGGTCTGCCGGTGCCGCGCCCCGCGCTCAGCGTCGACCTGGGCAACCCGCACACGGTGCTGGCGCTCGCGGACGACGCCGAGCTCGCCGCCGCCGACCTCACCCGGGCCCCCGCGGTCGACCCGGTGCCGCCGCACGGCACGAACGTCGAGCTGGTCGTCCCGCTCGGGGAGCAGCGGCTCGCGGACGGCACGGTCGTCGGCCGGGTGCGGATGCGCGTGCACGAGCGCGGGGTCGGCGAGACCCGGTCCTGCGGCACCGGCGCGTGCGCCGCGGCGCTCGCGGTGCGGGCCTGGGCCGGGCCGCAGGCGCCCGACGTCTGGCTGGTGGACGTGCCGGGCGGGACCGTGCGGGTCGCGGCCCTGCCGGACGGCCACGTCGAGCTCGCCGGCCCGGCGGTCCTCGTCGCGGACCTCGACGTCGACCCGGCCGCGCTGTCCCGCTGA
- a CDS encoding YbjN domain-containing protein: MTAPRTPGWLSRVLGERAAAPVPQRRVPLQARPTPLTRDRVASALSSRGYHFRVDEDGDLTGVWNDSRFWFLLLGEQREILQVRGRWHRQLPVDSRRAVTLALNDWNRERIWPKLYLREEEGQLAVYSEVSTDLEHGVTAEQLDQLLSCGLGTGVQSFASFDQLLPPQV; this comes from the coding sequence GTGACCGCGCCCCGCACGCCGGGCTGGCTGTCCCGGGTGCTCGGCGAGCGCGCCGCCGCCCCCGTGCCGCAGCGCCGGGTGCCGCTGCAGGCCCGGCCGACGCCGCTGACCCGCGACCGGGTCGCCTCGGCGCTGTCGTCCCGCGGCTACCACTTCCGGGTCGACGAGGACGGCGACCTGACCGGCGTGTGGAACGACTCCCGGTTCTGGTTCCTGCTGCTCGGCGAGCAGCGGGAGATCCTGCAGGTGCGCGGCCGCTGGCACCGGCAGCTCCCGGTCGACAGCCGCCGCGCGGTGACGCTCGCGCTCAACGACTGGAACCGCGAGCGAATCTGGCCGAAGCTCTACCTCCGTGAGGAGGAGGGCCAGCTCGCGGTGTACAGCGAGGTCTCGACGGACCTGGAGCACGGCGTGACCGCCGAGCAGCTGGACCAGCTGCTGTCCTGCGGGCTCGGCACCGGGGTGCAGAGCTTCGCCTCGTTCGACCAGCTGCTGCCGCCGCAGGTCTGA